A section of the Agrococcus sp. SGAir0287 genome encodes:
- a CDS encoding Ig-like domain-containing protein, producing MTRDDAADRDRAREQANEAEAATPTSDDQARPASAEREGATADDAAPATVAGAAPTTAATAAAPSTWQPGRVGLALDRVQDRVGGALVRGGEAVRRSRPGRWFQNTEQPGVVDWLLLGALAVLAFVTFLYGDVRATFEHSMNFLDAVFSGRIQDFYQIAIDNNSFGHPAVYDVPVYLVFAIWNLPTYVIHQLTGFDYLSSVPAQLWLKAMMVFFLVLAAKTVVDIARTAGLTRQRSRWVGFFLVSSMAAFVPVLVIVQYDIVSVALMLLGIHAYMRGRTRAFLLWFLAANTMKLFAVFVFIPLILLREKRLVHAAGQLVVGMLGLLACKLLYRGDLAYAISTGGFTTDMLDRLTISGFDWHSGVTVPAFVVLMVCLVVFAYLKRVTSDRERIALAIYIPLVAFLGFCILVPLNPYWITLVAPFAVLIIFLNPRFLVFNTLLETAVGLVLLITYGIVGFSMYNAGIFDDLIFGGLVPPAGSQRWASLQALLTGVGLSGLLPFIVGFLVACLIVALVVNYPNRAFVLGMPNVERVPRTVVLVRLAAIAGFMGLLFAMYLVPARPVAYTSTSSTPVANPTDLLVAGNVVEEELVFDDTIEVSQFEVGFDAQVSWLNIAAVTVELLDPDGTAVFTGSAPVNTLGVGLTAFDTGGLELEAGETYTLRLTAGQSDAGGQLLVQLNPEQDSFVTTSNGVVVSGDVVLVLDGTTR from the coding sequence ATGACGAGGGACGACGCGGCAGACCGCGATCGCGCACGCGAGCAGGCGAACGAGGCCGAGGCTGCGACGCCCACGTCCGACGACCAGGCGCGTCCGGCATCCGCCGAGCGCGAGGGCGCGACGGCGGACGACGCGGCGCCCGCGACGGTCGCCGGCGCAGCGCCGACGACGGCCGCCACCGCCGCGGCGCCGTCGACCTGGCAGCCGGGGCGCGTCGGGCTCGCGCTCGACCGCGTGCAGGATCGCGTGGGCGGCGCGCTCGTCCGCGGCGGGGAGGCCGTGCGCCGCAGCCGCCCGGGTCGCTGGTTCCAGAACACCGAGCAGCCCGGCGTCGTCGACTGGCTGCTGCTCGGTGCGCTCGCGGTGCTCGCGTTCGTCACGTTCCTCTACGGCGACGTGCGCGCGACGTTCGAGCACTCGATGAACTTCCTCGACGCCGTCTTCTCCGGACGGATCCAGGACTTCTACCAGATCGCGATCGACAACAACTCGTTCGGCCATCCCGCCGTCTACGACGTGCCGGTCTACCTGGTCTTCGCGATCTGGAACCTGCCGACCTACGTCATCCACCAGCTCACGGGCTTCGACTACCTGAGCTCGGTGCCAGCCCAGCTGTGGCTCAAGGCGATGATGGTCTTCTTCCTCGTGCTCGCGGCGAAGACGGTCGTGGACATCGCACGCACCGCGGGCCTCACGCGCCAGCGATCGCGGTGGGTGGGCTTCTTCCTCGTCAGCTCGATGGCGGCGTTCGTGCCCGTGCTCGTCATCGTGCAGTACGACATCGTCTCGGTCGCGCTCATGCTCCTCGGCATCCACGCGTACATGCGCGGCCGCACGCGCGCGTTCCTGCTGTGGTTCCTCGCCGCCAACACCATGAAGCTCTTCGCGGTGTTCGTCTTCATCCCGCTCATCCTGCTGCGCGAGAAGCGCCTCGTGCACGCGGCCGGCCAGCTGGTGGTCGGCATGCTCGGGCTGCTCGCCTGCAAGCTGCTCTACCGCGGCGACCTCGCGTACGCGATCTCCACCGGCGGCTTCACGACGGACATGCTCGACCGACTCACGATCTCGGGCTTCGACTGGCACTCGGGCGTCACGGTGCCCGCGTTCGTCGTGCTCATGGTGTGCCTCGTCGTCTTCGCGTACCTCAAGCGCGTCACGAGCGACCGCGAACGGATCGCGCTGGCGATCTACATCCCGCTCGTCGCCTTCCTCGGGTTCTGCATCCTCGTGCCGCTCAACCCGTACTGGATCACGCTCGTCGCGCCGTTCGCGGTGCTCATCATCTTCCTCAACCCGCGGTTCCTCGTCTTCAACACGCTGCTCGAGACGGCGGTCGGGCTCGTGCTGCTCATCACGTACGGCATCGTCGGCTTCTCGATGTACAACGCGGGGATCTTCGACGACCTGATCTTCGGTGGGCTCGTGCCACCCGCTGGGTCGCAGCGGTGGGCGTCGCTGCAGGCCCTGCTCACGGGCGTCGGGCTCAGCGGGCTGCTGCCGTTCATCGTCGGCTTCCTCGTCGCGTGCCTCATCGTGGCGCTCGTCGTCAACTACCCGAACCGCGCCTTCGTGCTCGGCATGCCCAACGTCGAGCGCGTGCCGCGCACGGTCGTCCTCGTGCGGCTCGCCGCGATCGCGGGCTTCATGGGGCTGCTCTTCGCGATGTACCTCGTCCCCGCGCGCCCCGTCGCGTACACGTCGACGTCGAGCACGCCCGTGGCGAATCCCACGGACCTGCTCGTCGCCGGCAACGTCGTCGAGGAGGAGCTCGTCTTCGACGACACGATCGAGGTGTCGCAGTTCGAGGTCGGCTTCGACGCGCAGGTGTCGTGGTTGAACATCGCCGCCGTCACCGTCGAGCTGCTCGACCCGGACGGGACCGCGGTCTTCACGGGCTCCGCGCCCGTGAACACCCTCGGCGTGGGCCTCACGGCCTTCGACACGGGCGGCCTCGAGCTCGAGGCCGGCGAGACGTACACGCTGCGCCTCACCGCGGGGCAGAGCGACGCCGGCGGGCAGCTGCTCGTGCAGCTGAACCCGGAGCAGGACTCCTTCGTCACGACGTCGAACGGCGTCGTGGTGTCGGGCGACGTCGTGCTCGTGCTCGACGGCACGACGCGGTAG
- a CDS encoding glycosyltransferase family 2 protein, which translates to MPRKTISVVIPSYNEERSVEEMVDRVTAVFRDRLPAYDYEIIFVDDFSTDGTRATIRRLAKQDPHVKGVFNARNFGFHRNIFSALTYGSGDATFMLFGDLQDPPENLPEFVERWEQGDKVVVGQRRSSDEGWFMTILRRVYYTTIHHLSDTTQIARFTGYGLYDREFVETLKDIDDVQPFFKAVVAEYGLDIAIVQYDQAKSARGKSNFNFLKNYDFAMQGLTASTKLMMRFATFFAGIVGIICIGVAVFVLVNKLIDWERYEVGEASVTVGIYLLGAVQLFFIGVLGEYILSINGRITRKPRVVVGEWVNLRGGRLGRLPDAPAESAGEAERPRPESA; encoded by the coding sequence GTGCCCAGGAAGACGATCAGCGTCGTCATCCCCAGCTACAACGAGGAACGTAGCGTCGAGGAGATGGTCGACCGCGTGACCGCGGTGTTCCGCGATCGGCTCCCTGCCTACGACTACGAGATCATCTTCGTCGACGACTTCTCGACCGATGGCACGCGCGCCACGATCCGGCGGCTCGCGAAGCAGGACCCCCACGTGAAGGGCGTCTTCAACGCCCGCAACTTCGGGTTCCACCGCAACATCTTCTCCGCGCTGACGTACGGCAGCGGCGACGCGACCTTCATGCTCTTCGGCGACCTGCAGGACCCGCCGGAGAACCTCCCCGAGTTCGTGGAGCGCTGGGAGCAGGGCGACAAGGTCGTCGTCGGCCAGCGTCGCTCGAGCGACGAGGGCTGGTTCATGACGATCCTGCGCCGCGTCTACTACACGACGATCCACCACCTGTCGGACACGACGCAGATCGCGCGCTTCACCGGCTACGGCCTCTACGACCGCGAGTTCGTCGAGACCCTGAAGGACATCGACGACGTGCAGCCGTTCTTCAAGGCCGTGGTCGCCGAGTACGGCCTCGACATCGCGATCGTGCAGTACGACCAGGCCAAGAGCGCTCGCGGCAAGTCGAACTTCAACTTCCTCAAGAACTACGACTTCGCCATGCAGGGGCTGACGGCGTCGACGAAGCTCATGATGCGCTTCGCCACGTTCTTCGCCGGCATCGTCGGCATCATCTGCATCGGCGTCGCCGTCTTCGTGCTCGTGAACAAGCTCATCGACTGGGAGCGCTACGAGGTCGGCGAGGCGTCCGTGACCGTGGGCATCTACCTGCTCGGCGCGGTGCAGCTGTTCTTCATCGGCGTGCTGGGCGAGTACATCCTCAGCATCAACGGCCGCATCACCCGCAAGCCGCGCGTCGTCGTGGGCGAGTGGGTCAACCTCCGCGGCGGCCGGCTCGGCCGACTGCCGGATGCGCCCGCCGAGTCCGCGGGCGAGGCCGAGCGGCCGCGTCCAGAGTCGGCCTGA
- a CDS encoding GtrA family protein, with amino-acid sequence MAAAPGASPTASAQDSRGARMRRLAIQFAKFLVVGGISFCVDYGLFLLLHTVLGVPYVLASTISFSISLVLNYVLTLKYVFVAQPGRSIAKEFALYVALNIVALGLNQLILFLSVELLGAWPEVGKLIATAVVLVYNFIARKMLIERPGLRRQAAPARQDVAETTGKGADA; translated from the coding sequence ATGGCTGCGGCTCCCGGGGCGTCGCCCACCGCCTCGGCGCAGGACTCGCGCGGTGCGAGGATGCGCAGGCTCGCCATCCAGTTCGCGAAGTTCCTCGTGGTCGGCGGCATCTCCTTCTGCGTCGACTACGGGCTCTTCCTGCTGCTCCACACCGTGCTGGGCGTGCCGTACGTCCTGGCGAGCACCATCTCCTTCTCGATCTCGCTCGTGCTCAACTACGTGCTCACGCTCAAGTACGTGTTCGTGGCGCAGCCGGGCCGCTCGATCGCGAAGGAGTTCGCGCTGTACGTGGCGCTGAACATCGTCGCGCTCGGCCTGAACCAGCTCATCCTGTTCCTCTCGGTCGAGCTGCTGGGCGCGTGGCCGGAGGTCGGGAAGCTCATCGCGACGGCCGTCGTGCTCGTCTACAACTTCATCGCGCGCAAGATGCTCATCGAGCGGCCCGGCCTGCGCAGGCAGGCGGCGCCGGCGAGGCAGGATGTCGCAGAGACCACCGGGAAGGGCGCGGACGCATGA